The Tumebacillus amylolyticus genome contains a region encoding:
- a CDS encoding Hsp20/alpha crystallin family protein: MNNPMDGFRSLAGLNDQLRKMFGPQFFQNIMSQMPNNEMKTFHDMDWEQMFGKQLFDNKTTGVYPRIDIYETQQEVVAIVEVPGLEKAGDVNLNIKPDALTLSGSLAGRFSAIKDERFYLNERFRGSFERTVSLPARVRPQQARATYKNGLLEIRILKAGGKGPAKKPQPQNKGRSVPISFG; this comes from the coding sequence ATGAACAATCCGATGGACGGATTCCGCTCCCTCGCCGGACTCAACGATCAATTGCGGAAGATGTTCGGACCGCAATTTTTTCAAAACATCATGAGTCAGATGCCGAACAACGAAATGAAAACTTTTCACGACATGGACTGGGAGCAGATGTTTGGCAAACAGTTGTTCGATAACAAAACGACGGGGGTCTACCCCCGCATCGATATCTACGAAACTCAGCAAGAAGTCGTCGCCATCGTCGAAGTCCCCGGTCTTGAAAAAGCGGGAGACGTCAACCTGAACATCAAACCGGACGCCCTCACCCTCTCCGGGTCGCTCGCCGGACGCTTCTCGGCGATCAAGGATGAGCGTTTCTACCTCAACGAACGCTTCCGAGGCTCGTTTGAACGCACGGTCTCCCTCCCTGCTCGCGTCCGTCCGCAACAGGCGCGCGCGACGTACAAAAACGGCTTGCTGGAGATTCGCATCTTGAAAGCAGGCGGCAAAGGCCCTGCCAAAAAACCACAACCCCAAAACAAAGGCCGCAGCGTACCGATCTCATTTGGCTGA